One genomic segment of Candidatus Cloacimonadota bacterium includes these proteins:
- a CDS encoding formate--tetrahydrofolate ligase, with protein sequence MQTDIEIAQKAKLKKIIDVAASIGLKEEDLELYGEYKAKLKFDAIQRLKDNPEGQLILVSAITPTPAGEGKTTTSIGLTMALNKIGKRSIVAIREPSLGPVFGIKGGAAGGGFSQVLPMEDINLHFTGDMHAVTAANNNLAALIDNSIYNGNPFQINPRTVSWKRVMDVNDRSLRNVVIGLGGKTQGVPREDGFDISPASEIMAILCLANNLEELKKKIGEITVAFTYGNEPVKVKDMGFQGAITALLKDALKPNLVQTIENTPAFVHGGPFANIAQGTNSILATKTALKLADFVITEAGFGFDLGAEKFFDIVCPYGKFCTSAVVLVATARAVKHHGGVKVKDLDEPNSEAVKKGLENLGKHLENIRKFGMKSIVAINKFHTDSDEELKLLEDYALENGFGASIVDYWGKGGDGGLDLARKVVDLVEGHYCQLKLLYDWNDTVENKILKVAKEIYGAEAIDFQPDAKKDLRSIKKYGYDKLPICIAKTQKSLSDNPKLLGRPKDFLVTVRRILVASGAGFLIPITGDIMRMPGLPKEPSALQIDIDDDGNIKGLF encoded by the coding sequence ATGCAAACCGATATAGAAATAGCTCAGAAAGCTAAACTGAAAAAAATAATCGATGTAGCTGCTTCTATTGGATTGAAAGAAGAAGATCTGGAACTTTATGGAGAATATAAAGCCAAACTCAAATTCGATGCGATCCAGAGATTGAAAGATAATCCCGAAGGTCAGTTGATATTAGTTTCGGCGATCACACCTACACCGGCTGGCGAAGGAAAAACGACAACATCGATCGGTTTGACAATGGCTTTGAATAAAATTGGCAAAAGATCTATAGTAGCAATTCGAGAACCTTCTCTGGGACCGGTTTTCGGCATCAAAGGCGGAGCTGCCGGCGGCGGTTTTTCGCAGGTTCTTCCGATGGAAGATATCAATCTTCATTTTACCGGAGATATGCACGCTGTTACCGCCGCCAACAACAACCTGGCCGCTCTGATCGACAATTCCATCTACAACGGCAATCCGTTTCAGATAAATCCGCGAACCGTTTCCTGGAAACGAGTAATGGATGTGAACGATAGATCGCTGCGAAATGTTGTTATTGGTTTGGGTGGAAAAACCCAGGGTGTTCCCCGCGAAGATGGATTTGATATTTCTCCTGCTTCCGAGATCATGGCAATTTTATGTCTTGCCAACAATCTGGAAGAATTAAAGAAGAAGATCGGTGAGATAACGGTTGCTTTTACTTATGGAAATGAACCTGTAAAAGTAAAAGACATGGGATTTCAAGGTGCTATTACCGCTCTTCTCAAAGATGCACTAAAACCAAATCTGGTGCAGACGATTGAGAATACTCCTGCTTTTGTTCATGGAGGTCCTTTTGCCAATATTGCTCAGGGAACTAACAGCATCTTAGCTACTAAAACAGCTCTTAAGCTCGCTGATTTTGTGATCACCGAAGCAGGTTTCGGCTTCGACCTGGGAGCTGAAAAATTCTTTGATATTGTGTGTCCTTACGGCAAATTCTGTACTTCCGCTGTTGTACTGGTTGCTACTGCGCGCGCAGTAAAACATCACGGCGGAGTTAAAGTTAAGGATCTGGATGAACCGAATTCGGAAGCTGTGAAAAAGGGTCTGGAAAACCTGGGCAAACATCTGGAAAATATTCGCAAATTTGGCATGAAATCTATCGTTGCAATAAATAAATTTCACACCGATAGCGATGAAGAACTGAAGCTGTTGGAAGATTATGCTTTGGAAAATGGTTTTGGTGCTTCGATCGTAGATTATTGGGGAAAAGGTGGAGATGGCGGACTTGATCTGGCACGAAAAGTAGTAGATTTGGTAGAAGGTCATTATTGCCAATTGAAACTTCTCTATGATTGGAACGATACAGTAGAGAATAAAATTTTGAAAGTAGCCAAAGAGATCTATGGCGCAGAAGCAATCGATTTCCAGCCAGATGCAAAAAAAGACCTGCGTTCAATCAAAAAATATGGTTATGACAAGCTTCCTATCTGCATTGCCAAAACTCAGAAATCACTTTCCGACAATCCTAAACTTCTGGGACGACCCAAAGATTTTTTAGTTACTGTTCGTCGTATTCTGGTGGCTTCCGGAGCAGGATTTCTAATTCCGATCACCGGCGATATTATGCGTATGCCAGGTCTTCCCAAAGAACCTTCTGCACTCCAAATCGATATCGATGATGATGGAAATATTAAGGGTTTATTCTAA
- a CDS encoding ferritin family protein: MTKDKFNEVIDFAIDGEKDAVRFYQDLQTRVKFNAQKEMLKELENMEKGHIVILENIRDKGFQKIEVKEVTDLHIADYVVDIQPKEDMSYQDILIIAMKKEEQAKNLYTALASNFPGTEMETLFKKLASEEAGHKLKFETLYDEHILKEN, encoded by the coding sequence ATGACAAAAGACAAATTCAATGAAGTGATTGATTTTGCTATTGATGGAGAAAAAGATGCTGTCAGATTTTATCAGGATCTGCAAACCAGAGTCAAATTCAATGCTCAAAAAGAAATGCTGAAAGAATTGGAAAATATGGAAAAAGGCCATATTGTAATTCTGGAAAATATTCGAGATAAGGGATTTCAAAAAATAGAAGTAAAAGAAGTTACAGATCTGCATATCGCAGATTATGTGGTCGATATTCAACCCAAAGAAGATATGTCATATCAAGATATTCTCATCATTGCCATGAAAAAAGAAGAACAGGCTAAAAACCTTTACACGGCTTTAGCCAGCAATTTTCCCGGTACAGAAATGGAAACTCTTTTCAAGAAATTGGCCAGCGAAGAAGCCGGACATAAACTGAAATTTGAAACTCTTTATGATGAGCATATTCTAAAGGAAAATTAA
- a CDS encoding rubrerythrin family protein, which produces MDFKNSKTKENLMKAFAGESQARMRYNYAASVARKEGFRQIEEIFNETAENEKEHAKLFMKQLIKNGINDEMVSIQADYPVCYSDTLKNLECAANGENEEWTDLYPTFAKVAEEEGFKEVCDVFKKVALVEKRHEERYRKLWKNVKEHTVFKKDGKVYWKCRNCGHIMESIEAPDVCPVCDHPIDHFEVWVENY; this is translated from the coding sequence ATGGATTTTAAAAATTCAAAGACAAAAGAAAATTTGATGAAGGCTTTTGCCGGCGAGTCACAAGCTCGGATGCGATATAATTATGCTGCTTCCGTAGCACGAAAAGAAGGTTTTCGTCAGATAGAAGAAATTTTCAATGAAACAGCCGAAAATGAAAAGGAACATGCCAAGCTTTTTATGAAACAGCTCATTAAAAATGGAATCAACGATGAAATGGTTTCTATTCAGGCAGATTATCCGGTTTGTTATTCCGACACACTGAAAAACCTGGAATGTGCTGCCAATGGTGAAAACGAAGAATGGACAGACCTCTATCCTACTTTTGCTAAAGTAGCCGAAGAAGAAGGCTTCAAAGAAGTTTGCGATGTCTTCAAGAAAGTTGCTCTGGTAGAAAAGCGTCATGAAGAGCGCTATCGCAAATTGTGGAAAAATGTAAAAGAACATACAGTTTTCAAAAAAGACGGCAAAGTTTACTGGAAATGCCGCAACTGTGGACACATAATGGAATCGATCGAAGCTCCGGATGTTTGTCCTGTTTGCGATCATCCCATCGATCACTTTGAAGTTTGGGTGGAAAATTATTAA
- a CDS encoding rubredoxin yields the protein MQKYVCDACGYIYDPAENDNVAFKDLPEDWVCPVCGVGKDLFSPVD from the coding sequence ATGCAAAAATATGTATGTGATGCTTGTGGATATATCTACGATCCGGCCGAAAATGACAATGTAGCTTTCAAAGATCTGCCCGAAGATTGGGTTTGCCCGGTTTGCGGCGTTGGAAAAGATCTTTTCAGCCCGGTCGATTGA
- a CDS encoding RnfABCDGE type electron transport complex subunit D: MKNLIMPQKMMNKVLYALIPILLFSIFLFGWRVLILVLISNIFAFLTEYLFVRKKKSGKVSSAAFVTASLLALSCPPTLPFWMIAVGSIVAICFGKMVYGGFGMNMFNPAIVGRTFIYISFPNAMTMNWLHPFEKFPGGFLSWMNVDAVTSATPIANFNAAGVIEPFSKLFLGVIPGSAGETSALLILLAGIYLIITKTAKWQAILSLLFSFTIFTTIFYGMNPLPFIISGGFMFGAIFMITDPVSMPKNKKAIWIYGILVGFLTVFIRKYSLFTEGFMFALLLGNTFMPIIEFGLNKAKVK, from the coding sequence ATGAAAAATTTAATAATGCCGCAAAAAATGATGAACAAAGTGCTTTATGCACTAATTCCAATATTACTCTTTTCCATTTTTCTGTTTGGCTGGAGAGTTCTCATCCTGGTTCTGATTTCCAATATTTTTGCTTTTCTTACTGAATATCTATTTGTCAGGAAAAAGAAATCTGGAAAAGTTTCTTCAGCTGCCTTTGTAACAGCATCGCTTTTGGCACTTTCCTGTCCTCCAACTTTGCCTTTTTGGATGATCGCAGTAGGATCGATCGTGGCGATTTGTTTTGGTAAGATGGTGTATGGTGGTTTTGGAATGAACATGTTCAATCCTGCCATTGTAGGAAGAACATTTATTTACATCTCGTTTCCCAATGCCATGACCATGAACTGGTTACATCCTTTTGAAAAATTTCCGGGCGGTTTTTTAAGCTGGATGAATGTAGATGCAGTCACTTCAGCTACTCCAATTGCCAACTTCAACGCTGCTGGTGTCATTGAGCCATTTTCAAAATTATTTCTGGGAGTTATTCCAGGAAGTGCCGGTGAAACATCCGCTCTGCTAATTTTACTGGCAGGAATTTATCTTATTATTACTAAAACAGCAAAATGGCAGGCGATCTTATCGCTACTGTTTTCGTTCACCATATTCACAACTATATTTTATGGAATGAATCCGCTTCCGTTCATCATTAGTGGTGGTTTTATGTTTGGAGCTATATTCATGATCACCGATCCGGTTTCGATGCCGAAGAACAAAAAAGCGATCTGGATTTATGGAATTCTGGTGGGATTTCTCACGGTTTTCATTCGCAAATATTCACTTTTCACGGAAGGTTTCATGTTTGCACTTCTGCTGGGTAATACATTTATGCCGATAATTGAATTTGGCTTGAATAAAGCAAAGGTGAAGTGA
- a CDS encoding ferritin family protein, which yields MENFSVNEVIELAIQIEKNGYKFYDEALKRKDLSSKAKDLLEELKNDEIKHEATFKSFRTETDYADLGDPIDWQEAASYLRSITDSHIFSKPDASIKLAASAKDEMEIINFAIQFEKDTLLFFFSVSKETTNEKSKKIIDAIIDEEVSHVAKLSRIKKIL from the coding sequence ATGGAAAATTTCTCAGTAAATGAAGTTATTGAACTGGCTATTCAAATCGAGAAGAATGGCTATAAATTCTACGATGAAGCTCTCAAGAGAAAAGATCTCAGCTCCAAAGCAAAAGATCTGTTGGAAGAGCTTAAAAATGATGAGATCAAACATGAAGCTACTTTTAAAAGCTTTCGAACAGAAACTGATTATGCCGATCTTGGTGATCCTATCGATTGGCAGGAAGCAGCTTCCTATCTTCGTTCAATTACAGATTCTCATATTTTCAGCAAACCGGATGCTTCTATTAAATTAGCGGCTTCTGCCAAAGATGAAATGGAGATCATCAATTTTGCCATCCAATTCGAAAAAGATACATTGCTCTTCTTTTTCTCGGTAAGCAAAGAAACTACCAATGAAAAATCCAAGAAGATCATCGATGCGATAATCGATGAAGAAGTATCTCATGTAGCAAAACTCAGCAGAATAAAGAAAATATTATAA